Genomic window (Polaribacter batillariae):
TTGCCTAAAAGGTGTTTACTGACTATTTGGTCATATTCTTTACAAAATTCATCAACAAGACAGAAAATTTCAGTAATTTTAGAGTAGATTATCATAGATAGATTTTTAGATTAATAAATTGAAATTCAATACTTTAATTTACTGAAAATCTATCTTTTTTACTAGAAAAAAATGCCTAAATTTTAATCGAACTCAGGTTATAAACAAAATATTGATTTCTTTAGCAATACTTTTTTGTTACTTTTACCCAATATCTTTAAAATAAAACTTATTTTTTTCTTGAAATTACCTTTAATAAATACCAGCTATAAGATACCTATTAAATACCATTTTATATTTTGGGGCGGCTATTTTATTTTAAATCTTATTAGATGGGGAAGCTATTTTAACGATTACTGGTATTCTATAAAATCGAATTTAGTAGAGTTTCCTCTGCACATAATTATTGTTTATTTTAATATCTATTATTTATTTCCAAATTTTATTCTCAAAAAAAATACTATACTTTTTTCTTGTATTTTATTTCTTCTTTAATATTGCTTTATTTTGTTAGAACCGGTTTTAACTATTTATTGGTGTCTGAAAATATTTGGCCAGAAGCAGAAGGCATACAAGAACCGTTTACGTTTAACCATATTTTAGCAGTTGTATTAGGTGAAATTTATGTAATCGCATTTGCTTCTACCATTAAATTGATGTTAGATTGGATGTACGAAAAAAATAGGGTAGATAATTTGCAGGCCATGCAACTAAAAACAGAATTGCAATTTTTAAAAGCACAAATACAACCTCACTTCTTTTTAATACATTAAATAACTTATATGCATTAACCTTAACAGATAATAAACAAGCTTCTGATGTTGTTTTAAAACTATCTGAAATAATGGAGTATATTTTATACGATGCAAAAGAACCCAA
Coding sequences:
- a CDS encoding histidine kinase, yielding MSENIWPEAEGIQEPFTFNHILAVVLGEIYVIAFASTIKLMLDWMYEKNRVDNLQAMQLKTELQFLKAQIQPHFFLIH